The following coding sequences lie in one candidate division KSB1 bacterium genomic window:
- a CDS encoding BtrH N-terminal domain-containing protein, with amino-acid sequence MTATVLPNGRLWAGTHPESTALSSSLRCFGLEFSDSFLFGLGRGLNFLYWQSRKMPAPLVRGRIKPDGIVKNVTELLGARFEAIELPTLELARSLIQRELANGYPVMIRLGLADSSLLAGALESDYVVIVGIEYGEYVAVSQAAQAEPSLLSLSSEFARWCERGTPQAVIIRLEHVPANLAHLLRASMRRHASEMLDPPVPYLGVHGIERFAQDVLRWPDRLRDVAMAASVFVQSWTHPYGGGDGYRSLYRRFLIEAFDILPCRVIEETVRTVGRAGVYWKGVVGSLGEVACGATPVDPYLREASRLLHEAARLERSAMEAISEL; translated from the coding sequence ATGACCGCTACCGTTCTCCCAAACGGTCGCCTGTGGGCTGGTACACATCCCGAAAGCACCGCTCTTTCCAGTTCGCTGCGTTGTTTTGGGCTTGAATTCAGCGACTCCTTCCTCTTCGGATTGGGGCGGGGGCTAAACTTCCTGTACTGGCAGAGCCGGAAGATGCCAGCTCCCCTCGTACGGGGCCGCATCAAGCCGGACGGTATCGTCAAGAACGTAACGGAACTCCTCGGCGCGCGGTTCGAAGCAATAGAACTCCCCACCCTGGAGCTCGCCCGCAGCTTGATCCAGCGCGAGCTGGCCAATGGGTACCCGGTGATGATTCGTCTGGGGCTGGCCGACTCCTCCCTGCTGGCCGGTGCCCTGGAGTCCGACTACGTGGTGATTGTAGGGATCGAGTACGGCGAATACGTCGCCGTTTCCCAGGCGGCCCAGGCTGAACCATCGCTCTTGTCCCTTTCATCGGAGTTCGCGCGTTGGTGTGAACGGGGTACCCCGCAGGCGGTGATCATTCGGCTCGAGCATGTGCCTGCCAATCTCGCCCACCTCCTCCGAGCCTCCATGCGCAGGCACGCCTCGGAGATGCTGGATCCGCCCGTGCCGTACCTCGGCGTTCACGGCATCGAGCGCTTCGCGCAAGATGTGCTTCGCTGGCCCGACCGACTCCGCGACGTAGCAATGGCGGCCAGTGTTTTCGTGCAGAGCTGGACCCATCCGTACGGCGGCGGCGACGGCTACCGAAGCCTCTACCGCCGCTTCCTCATTGAGGCCTTCGACATCCTTCCGTGCCGGGTCATCGAAGAGACCGTCCGCACAGTGGGGCGCGCCGGCGTGTACTGGAAAGGCGTTGTGGGAAGCCTGGGCGAGGTCGCTTGCGGCGCCACTCCTGTCGATCCCTATCTACGCGAGGCCAGTCGACTTCTTCACGAAGCGGCTCGGCTTGAGCGGAGCGCCATGGAGGCGATCTCTGAATTGTAG